From uncultured Desulfobacter sp.:
CCAATCGCTTTATTCACGCTGGGAAGAACTTGAAGAAAAAAAAGCGGCAACTGGTGAGAATTAGACAACATAGGAGACCGTTATGACACAAATCGCAACCTTTGCCGGTGGATGCTTCTGGTGCATAGCATCGGCATTTGATGGCACAAAAGGCGTTGAAAACATCGTATCCGGCTACATGGGTGGCCATGTGGACAATCCAAGCTACGAGGATGTATGCACGGGCACCACAGGCCATGCCGAAGTGGTCCAGATATCCTATAATCCCGATTTGATATCTTATGATGCGCTTTTAGCTGTTTTTTTCCGGCAGATTAACCCCACAGACAAAGGCGGTTCATTTATGGACCGGGGCAGCCAGTACCGGTCAGCTGTATTTTACCATACCCAGGAACAAAAACAGCAGGCCCTTGATATGATCCAAAAGATCAATGAGGCAAAAATGTTTGAGTCCCCCGTGGTCACGGAAGTGGTAGAAGCAGCTCAATTTTTTCCTGCCGAAACCTACCACCAGGACTACCATAAAAAAAATCCGGCCCAGTATAAATACTACCAGATGGGTTCCGGCCGCCAGGGATTTATTACCAAGGTATGGGATGCAA
This genomic window contains:
- the msrA gene encoding peptide-methionine (S)-S-oxide reductase MsrA, with protein sequence MTQIATFAGGCFWCIASAFDGTKGVENIVSGYMGGHVDNPSYEDVCTGTTGHAEVVQISYNPDLISYDALLAVFFRQINPTDKGGSFMDRGSQYRSAVFYHTQEQKQQALDMIQKINEAKMFESPVVTEVVEAAQFFPAETYHQDYHKKNPAQYKYYQMGSGRQGFITKVWDAKGKKLFEP